A genomic segment from Nocardia cyriacigeorgica GUH-2 encodes:
- a CDS encoding helix-turn-helix domain-containing protein — protein sequence MTAPPDDARRALGERLRELRRDAGLSGVALARAAGWQGSKVSKIEYGRQTPTEADIQEWCRWCRAEYAVPDLVATLRNLTAAYVEWRRIVVSGHAHRQRQAITLESGTRCIRGYHPRVVPGLVQTREYASAIFQSVAEFYGSPNDLEAAVATRMQRQHVLHRGDHRIHYLIEEQALYTTIGEDAVMAGQLRRLLDVMRLPRLAVGIIPRTAEYRAPATNFVIHDRKTVLVETVAAELTITRPSEIALYEKSFALLAAQSVHGESARELINAALHLRDSGT from the coding sequence GTGACCGCACCACCCGACGACGCCCGCCGCGCACTCGGTGAGCGGCTGCGCGAACTCCGGCGCGACGCCGGCCTATCCGGCGTCGCGTTGGCGAGGGCTGCCGGATGGCAGGGATCGAAGGTCTCGAAGATCGAGTACGGGCGTCAAACTCCGACCGAGGCCGACATCCAGGAATGGTGCCGGTGGTGCCGGGCCGAATACGCTGTGCCGGACCTCGTTGCCACGCTGCGCAATCTGACCGCCGCCTACGTGGAATGGCGGCGCATCGTCGTGTCCGGGCACGCCCATCGGCAACGTCAGGCCATCACTCTGGAATCGGGCACCCGCTGCATCCGTGGCTATCACCCGCGCGTCGTCCCGGGCCTGGTGCAGACCCGCGAGTACGCGTCGGCGATCTTTCAGAGCGTGGCCGAGTTCTACGGGTCACCCAACGACCTGGAGGCCGCCGTAGCGACGCGGATGCAGCGACAACATGTGCTCCACCGTGGCGACCACCGCATCCACTATCTGATTGAAGAACAGGCGCTCTACACCACCATCGGCGAGGACGCCGTGATGGCCGGACAACTCCGCCGCCTTCTGGACGTGATGCGACTGCCGCGTCTGGCAGTGGGCATCATCCCCCGGACAGCTGAGTATCGTGCACCCGCCACCAACTTCGTGATCCACGACCGCAAGACGGTGCTGGTCGAAACCGTTGCCGCCGAGCTGACCATCACCAGACCATCCGAAATCGCCCTCTATGAGAAATCCTTCGCCCTGCTGGCCGCGCAATCGGTCCACGGTGAGTCCGCCCGGGAGCTGATCAACGCCGCGCTCCACCTGCGCGACAGCGGAACGTGA
- a CDS encoding phosphatase PAP2 family protein, with translation MLIHDTHGSSTSPPEPADVDRAGGRRISPYVVWGGIAAAVLVLVAGQLIAVHINALGPLTSLLRDYAGTPKSATTPWAGFLLALVGVTTRVRVSALAAAVAIDLVFVAVRTLDERPFTVGNGPTIVLTALAVIAAVRWSGVRRRTALRTIALGALLILATKVGEIWLDITAWVCPQVLDPYVEVADRALGNPSWLVGRALELAGPIPTGVVRWVYFELPVAAIVVAVWQLRGVTTGVWPQHHLVRTFLAIGLIGPIFYVIFPVVGPVLAYGPQGHGMEIADVWPNIIPALPISVESMPFDGITPRNCMPSLHTAWALALFIHSRRGPTWLRWGGTFWLVCTLTATLGLGAHYGLDLVAGAAFCLTIESVLRDPGRGWDRARIRVVAMGIATFAAVLLCVRYLAMPMATHPVPFGIAILGMLTALCVVFYRTWFAPQPPVVVAREAELEHR, from the coding sequence ATGCTTATTCACGACACGCACGGCAGTTCGACCTCTCCCCCGGAGCCTGCGGACGTCGATCGGGCCGGGGGACGTCGGATTTCGCCGTACGTGGTGTGGGGCGGTATCGCCGCCGCGGTGCTGGTATTGGTTGCGGGACAGCTCATCGCTGTTCACATCAACGCGCTCGGTCCGTTGACCAGCCTTTTACGTGACTACGCCGGGACACCCAAGTCGGCGACGACGCCGTGGGCGGGATTCCTGCTGGCATTGGTCGGTGTCACCACCCGGGTGCGGGTGAGCGCCCTGGCAGCGGCGGTCGCCATCGATCTGGTCTTCGTGGCAGTTCGGACACTCGACGAACGGCCGTTCACCGTGGGCAACGGACCGACAATCGTGCTGACGGCGCTGGCGGTGATCGCCGCGGTGCGGTGGTCCGGGGTGCGACGGCGGACCGCGCTGCGAACGATCGCGCTCGGAGCGCTGCTCATCCTCGCGACGAAGGTCGGCGAGATCTGGCTGGACATCACCGCCTGGGTGTGTCCGCAGGTTCTGGATCCGTATGTGGAAGTGGCCGATCGCGCCCTCGGCAATCCGTCGTGGCTCGTCGGGCGGGCGCTCGAGCTGGCCGGGCCGATACCGACCGGCGTGGTGCGCTGGGTGTACTTCGAGCTTCCGGTGGCGGCCATCGTCGTCGCGGTCTGGCAGTTGCGTGGCGTGACCACGGGTGTGTGGCCGCAGCATCACTTGGTGCGCACGTTCTTGGCGATCGGACTCATCGGCCCGATCTTCTATGTGATCTTCCCGGTGGTGGGGCCGGTGCTCGCGTACGGACCGCAGGGGCACGGCATGGAGATCGCCGATGTCTGGCCGAATATCATTCCGGCGCTACCTATCTCGGTCGAATCGATGCCCTTCGACGGCATCACACCGCGCAACTGTATGCCCTCGCTGCATACCGCGTGGGCGCTCGCCCTGTTCATCCACTCCCGACGCGGGCCGACCTGGTTGCGCTGGGGCGGTACTTTCTGGCTGGTGTGCACGCTGACGGCGACGCTCGGCCTCGGCGCGCACTACGGCCTCGACCTGGTGGCGGGCGCCGCGTTCTGCCTGACGATCGAGTCCGTCCTGCGCGATCCCGGCCGTGGCTGGGACCGGGCGCGCATCCGGGTGGTGGCGATGGGAATCGCCACGTTCGCGGCGGTACTGCTGTGCGTCCGCTACCTCGCCATGCCGATGGCGACCCATCCGGTCCCGTTCGGCATCGCGATCCTGGGCATGCTCACCGCGTTGTGTGTCGTGTTCTACCGGACCTGGTTCGCTCCGCAACCGCCAGTCGTCGTCGCGCGCGAGGCCGAGCTCGAGCATCGATGA
- a CDS encoding DUF6879 family protein, whose protein sequence is MIHRDTPDTFTRLFGEARGYAFHLETQDDYAAAEGASYDPWVPLVRDTVARGVQIQRTRIVTTPHSDYITWLLSRTGNAVANGEDIRWLPRHLADARDQASDDFWLIDGRIVAYTMFTETGGPAGIGITTEARQVQLCRDIYLRTWKQAIRHEDYLQSEHAGRQ, encoded by the coding sequence ATGATCCATCGTGATACGCCGGACACGTTCACCCGGCTGTTCGGTGAGGCGCGCGGCTATGCGTTCCACCTCGAGACGCAAGACGACTACGCCGCAGCCGAGGGCGCGAGCTACGACCCGTGGGTGCCGCTGGTCCGAGACACCGTGGCACGCGGGGTGCAGATTCAACGGACTCGGATCGTCACCACGCCGCACAGCGACTACATCACATGGCTGCTGTCGCGAACCGGAAACGCCGTCGCCAACGGCGAGGATATCCGCTGGCTGCCAAGGCACTTGGCGGATGCGCGGGACCAGGCGTCGGATGACTTCTGGTTGATCGACGGCCGGATCGTCGCCTACACAATGTTCACCGAGACCGGCGGGCCGGCCGGAATCGGGATCACCACCGAGGCACGGCAAGTCCAGCTCTGCCGGGACATCTACCTGCGCACCTGGAAACAGGCGATCCGGCACGAGGACTACCTACAATCCGAGCACGCCGGGCGGCAGTGA